A window of Lentibacillus sp. Marseille-P4043 contains these coding sequences:
- a CDS encoding DUF2207 domain-containing protein translates to MKKILVLILLITSITVFPLTTHAMEYSIENMKIDAFMQEDGTVDVTETQTYSFDGEFNGITRTLIPKEETQIVNVKATEDGKSLNVEQDENEYKIYRAGKDERITIDVSYTIKNGVELYSDVAQFSWPFFDEGNDSDYEQFDVYVHPPKSTDDVIAFGDEEAFQTAKTKENGVVHFAMGEVPAGSNGNIHVAYDAALFPGATMTEDKPMREEILQAKTDLQEKQAAFEERKSFLANIAPYIIGIFAFYFLIICIFARRKKRAIDMEIERRIPTASFIPKAEMSIPATISFMHSGIIGAEGLTVALMDLVRKGYVKREDENTFRVVHRNTDHNHESDLIHWLFDTIGENGVFHLKDLEKYTKNESNQSRYQEDYEAWKQAVQEEVKGYHLFEKKTKMRVWIGLSSIPLVPAAIMFGIHELYMWMVFSGLLFFGLIVFAILYRPKTMKGVEISHQWKDFKEKYKQMGVDEWNEQMDDDQKRAFIYGIGTNDRQIKKKNEQLFAASPSNSDMLLFMVIATSASNNFDQANNTVSASPTGGTPGGGAGVGGGGGGSGAF, encoded by the coding sequence ATGAAAAAAATACTCGTACTTATCCTATTAATTACTTCTATTACAGTTTTTCCACTAACAACACATGCGATGGAATATTCCATTGAAAATATGAAAATTGATGCGTTCATGCAGGAGGATGGAACGGTAGATGTGACCGAAACGCAAACATACTCCTTCGATGGTGAGTTTAACGGTATAACAAGAACATTGATTCCTAAAGAAGAGACGCAAATTGTCAACGTGAAGGCGACGGAAGATGGAAAAAGTTTAAACGTAGAACAGGATGAAAATGAATATAAAATTTATCGTGCGGGGAAGGATGAGCGGATTACCATCGACGTAAGTTATACAATCAAAAATGGCGTCGAGCTCTATTCAGATGTTGCGCAGTTTAGTTGGCCATTTTTTGATGAAGGCAATGATTCGGATTATGAGCAGTTCGATGTATACGTTCACCCACCGAAATCAACAGATGATGTGATTGCATTTGGCGATGAAGAGGCGTTTCAGACAGCAAAAACAAAAGAAAATGGTGTTGTGCATTTTGCGATGGGGGAGGTGCCAGCGGGATCAAACGGCAATATTCATGTCGCTTATGACGCAGCGCTTTTTCCAGGTGCAACAATGACGGAAGATAAACCAATGCGAGAGGAAATCTTGCAGGCAAAAACAGATCTGCAAGAAAAACAGGCTGCATTTGAGGAACGGAAAAGCTTTTTAGCAAATATAGCCCCATACATTATTGGCATTTTTGCGTTTTATTTCCTTATAATTTGTATTTTTGCACGTCGAAAAAAACGCGCAATAGACATGGAAATTGAACGACGAATTCCGACTGCCTCCTTCATACCGAAAGCAGAAATGAGCATACCTGCGACAATCTCCTTTATGCATTCGGGGATTATAGGAGCAGAAGGGCTGACGGTGGCGCTAATGGATTTGGTTCGAAAAGGTTATGTGAAACGGGAAGATGAGAATACATTCCGTGTTGTGCATCGCAATACGGACCATAATCATGAAAGTGACTTAATCCATTGGTTGTTTGATACGATCGGAGAAAATGGAGTATTTCATTTAAAGGACCTGGAGAAGTACACCAAAAATGAATCCAACCAATCCAGGTACCAAGAGGATTATGAAGCATGGAAACAAGCGGTACAAGAAGAAGTCAAAGGTTATCACTTATTTGAGAAAAAGACAAAAATGCGTGTATGGATTGGTCTATCGAGTATTCCTTTAGTGCCAGCAGCCATAATGTTTGGGATCCATGAACTGTATATGTGGATGGTCTTTTCAGGCTTGCTATTCTTTGGGTTAATCGTATTCGCAATATTATATCGACCTAAAACGATGAAAGGCGTAGAAATTAGTCATCAATGGAAGGACTTTAAAGAGAAATACAAGCAAATGGGTGTTGATGAATGGAACGAGCAAATGGATGATGACCAAAAACGTGCTTTCATTTACGGGATTGGGACGAATGATCGGCAAATCAAGAAGAAAAATGAGCAACTATTTGCGGCCAGTCCCAGTAATTCCGATATGTTGTTGTTTATGGTAATCGCAACATCCGCCAGTAACAACTTTGATCAGGCGAACAATACGGTATCAGCCTCCCCAACTGGTGGCACTCCAGGTGGAGGAGCTGGTGTTGGTGGAGGCGGCGGTGGATCCGGTGCGTTTTAG
- a CDS encoding AAA family ATPase codes for MNTNYDLPENIKELLQATKRNDDTLQDLIRQGGYVPPHIDLVIDAISALSMGKNILLKGPTGAGKTKFAETLSNLFQQPMYSINCSVDLDAESLMGFKTLGYENNKQMIEFVPGPVTSAMNHGTFLYIDEINMAKPETLPLLNGVLDYRRTVTNPFTNEIMTAEAGFNVIAAINEGYVGTVPLNEALKNRFIVIDVPYLEGEQLKQLIQTNTRLTNETTIDLFAKLSADLIQAVYQGKLSEDAASIRALLDACDLSTAIPAKRAVIRAIADKLEEEREREFVNNIADTLF; via the coding sequence ATGAACACGAACTATGATCTACCTGAAAATATAAAAGAACTTTTACAAGCAACCAAACGAAATGATGACACATTGCAAGATCTCATCCGACAAGGCGGCTATGTTCCACCACATATTGATCTCGTCATCGATGCCATTTCCGCTTTAAGCATGGGGAAAAATATTTTGTTAAAAGGTCCGACTGGCGCTGGGAAGACAAAATTTGCAGAAACGTTATCTAATTTGTTTCAACAACCGATGTATAGCATTAACTGTTCCGTCGACCTTGATGCAGAAAGCTTAATGGGTTTTAAAACATTAGGATATGAAAACAATAAACAAATGATCGAATTTGTCCCTGGTCCAGTGACAAGTGCGATGAATCATGGAACGTTTTTATATATTGATGAAATTAATATGGCCAAACCGGAGACATTACCGCTCCTGAATGGTGTGCTTGACTACCGGAGAACAGTTACCAATCCGTTTACAAATGAAATCATGACAGCAGAAGCAGGCTTCAATGTGATTGCAGCGATTAACGAAGGCTATGTTGGTACCGTCCCACTGAATGAGGCCTTAAAAAATCGTTTCATCGTGATTGATGTTCCATATCTAGAAGGTGAACAGCTTAAACAATTAATCCAAACGAACACAAGGCTGACCAATGAAACGACTATTGACCTTTTTGCCAAATTGTCTGCAGATCTCATTCAAGCTGTATATCAGGGGAAATTGTCTGAAGACGCCGCATCGATTCGGGCATTGCTTGATGCTTGTGATTTGAGTACAGCAATTCCCGCAAAACGTGCTGTTATTCGGGCAATTGCCGATAAACTAGAGGAAGAGCGAGAACGAGAATTTGTGAACAATATCGCAGACACCCTCTTTTAG
- a CDS encoding aminopeptidase has product MQPNFNENLKKYAKLLVAKGLNVQAGDWVKMTIAVDQAPLARLITKEAYELGAEKVIVKWSDDEITKEHYIHQSEELLTNIPKYQIEESEDHVLNHRVCRLSILSSDPSLLNEIDPAKVAAYQKVAGKAFKAQRIATQNDDLKWTVAAAASPGWAKSVFPDLATSEEQVDALWDQIFKTCRIYHDDPVAVWDEHKETLKEKATKLNDIQFDKLHYTAPGTDLTLGLPKNHIWASAESYNPDGVEFIANMPTEEVFTAPDTHRMDGVVRSTKPLSYAGTLIEGIEVHFKDGKIVDISAEKGNETIKKLIDDNEGATGLGEVALVPDPSPISQSGITFFETLFDENASNHLAIGAAYPTTIQGGTKMSEEELLKHGMNVSTTHVDFMIGSDQMDIDGIKEDGTVVPIFRNGDWAI; this is encoded by the coding sequence ATGCAACCTAACTTCAATGAAAACTTGAAAAAATATGCCAAGCTGTTAGTCGCAAAAGGGCTTAATGTTCAGGCCGGCGATTGGGTGAAAATGACCATTGCAGTTGATCAAGCTCCACTGGCACGTTTGATCACAAAAGAAGCTTATGAACTAGGGGCTGAAAAAGTGATCGTGAAATGGTCTGATGACGAAATCACGAAAGAACACTACATACATCAGTCCGAAGAATTGTTGACCAACATTCCAAAATACCAAATCGAAGAATCCGAAGATCATGTATTGAATCATCGTGTCTGTCGTCTTTCCATTTTATCCAGTGATCCAAGCCTATTGAATGAAATCGATCCTGCTAAAGTTGCTGCTTATCAAAAAGTTGCCGGAAAAGCATTCAAAGCACAGCGCATTGCCACACAAAATGATGATTTGAAATGGACCGTTGCCGCTGCAGCTAGTCCTGGCTGGGCAAAAAGCGTTTTCCCTGATCTAGCAACTTCTGAAGAACAAGTCGATGCTTTATGGGATCAAATTTTCAAAACATGTCGTATCTATCATGATGATCCTGTTGCTGTTTGGGACGAACATAAAGAAACACTGAAGGAAAAAGCGACAAAATTAAATGACATCCAATTCGATAAGTTACACTACACAGCACCAGGCACAGATTTAACGTTAGGCTTGCCAAAGAACCATATTTGGGCAAGTGCGGAAAGTTACAATCCAGATGGTGTCGAATTTATCGCTAATATGCCGACGGAAGAAGTCTTCACGGCGCCTGATACACATCGTATGGATGGTGTGGTTCGCAGTACGAAGCCGCTAAGTTATGCTGGTACATTAATTGAAGGCATCGAAGTACATTTTAAAGATGGAAAAATTGTAGATATCTCTGCTGAAAAAGGCAATGAAACGATTAAGAAATTGATTGATGATAACGAAGGTGCAACAGGTCTAGGTGAAGTTGCACTCGTTCCAGATCCATCCCCGATTTCCCAATCAGGCATTACGTTCTTTGAAACATTGTTTGATGAAAATGCATCCAATCACTTAGCAATCGGTGCAGCTTACCCAACAACAATTCAAGGTGGAACAAAAATGAGCGAAGAAGAATTACTGAAACACGGCATGAATGTTTCCACCACCCACGTTGATTTCATGATTGGCTCCGACCAGATGGATATTGACGGCATCAAAGAAGATGGCACCGTTGTTCCGATTTTCCGTAATGGGGATTGGGCGATTTAA
- a CDS encoding vWA domain-containing protein encodes MKGNRWIDTNIDTNLFLQLQDLTTVLSGNADLAFEYTYGSSIDIIDHKVTGSKIWDMDKLEIKEPGYKTDVFLRTIGTLNQTHIPSMKTYLKDMNESKLPKFGVQLVTLLEDIRLEEIIKRARPGTKRDFAIRTNYLKHYFTTQLATNVTKSYALDELFCLIYLLLQTDQPDPDFPQANHIQLEHLENLKPLLYASFEAKKSADIVQIAQQIVFLLTDQYKDMMNDYFTFPISHIEAYTRNTLFDELTRTDELANDDVEEVNEENSEYFDQPFSTWHRENQNSDRKQNFLQFELEVGTKTNIRGGAARETEDADQAMGSVQGTSGKSKQNDYSDLESLEKQEDKQGKDTSGSIYGVENKYAVAIEKNAKMPSEADMELYRQYVREIDPFKRKLAATIEKTMEHKKNAPRKDLAIGRLSKKLLPLVIDENPRVFYKKSQESSDIDAVFTLLVDCSASMHNKMDETKRGIVLFHEVLNQLKIPHSIIGFWEDANEVMENYQPNYFHRVHSYTDSFYQNDGANIMQLEPEEDNRDGFSIRVITKELVARREKNKFLLVFSDGEPAASGYDQNGIVDTNVAVTEARKKGIDVIGMFLADGEIDEHEDATMKNIYGKERLMIPSVAELPEQFAPLLKRLLMKVI; translated from the coding sequence ATGAAGGGCAACCGGTGGATTGATACGAACATCGATACGAATCTTTTTCTGCAACTACAGGACCTGACGACAGTGTTATCCGGAAACGCTGATTTAGCTTTTGAGTACACATACGGCTCGTCTATCGATATCATCGATCATAAAGTGACAGGCAGTAAGATTTGGGATATGGACAAACTTGAAATTAAAGAACCTGGCTATAAAACGGATGTCTTTTTACGAACGATCGGGACATTAAATCAAACGCACATTCCGTCGATGAAAACATATTTAAAAGATATGAACGAATCAAAGTTACCTAAATTCGGCGTCCAACTTGTCACACTGCTAGAAGATATCCGGTTGGAGGAAATTATTAAACGAGCAAGACCAGGTACAAAACGTGATTTTGCCATCCGAACCAATTATCTAAAACATTATTTCACAACACAATTAGCTACCAATGTAACAAAAAGCTATGCCCTTGATGAGCTATTTTGCCTAATCTATCTATTACTGCAAACCGATCAGCCCGACCCTGACTTTCCTCAAGCAAATCATATACAACTTGAACATTTGGAAAATCTGAAACCATTACTATACGCCAGTTTTGAGGCAAAAAAGTCAGCAGATATCGTACAGATTGCACAACAAATTGTATTTTTACTAACGGATCAGTATAAGGACATGATGAATGATTATTTCACGTTTCCTATTTCGCATATCGAGGCCTACACGAGGAATACGTTATTTGATGAATTAACCAGAACCGACGAGTTGGCAAACGATGATGTGGAAGAGGTAAATGAAGAAAACAGCGAGTATTTTGATCAGCCGTTTTCCACCTGGCACAGGGAAAACCAAAACAGTGACCGGAAACAAAACTTTCTCCAATTTGAATTAGAGGTTGGTACGAAAACAAACATCCGTGGAGGAGCAGCACGAGAGACCGAAGACGCGGATCAAGCGATGGGAAGCGTTCAAGGCACCTCCGGAAAAAGTAAACAGAACGACTATTCCGATCTAGAATCACTGGAAAAACAGGAGGATAAACAAGGAAAGGACACAAGCGGAAGTATTTATGGTGTGGAAAATAAGTATGCTGTTGCAATTGAAAAAAATGCTAAAATGCCGTCTGAAGCAGATATGGAGTTATACCGGCAGTACGTCCGTGAAATCGATCCATTCAAACGAAAGCTTGCTGCTACAATTGAAAAAACAATGGAACATAAAAAGAATGCCCCACGAAAGGATTTAGCTATTGGAAGACTTTCAAAAAAACTATTGCCACTTGTCATTGATGAGAACCCCAGAGTATTTTATAAAAAAAGTCAGGAGTCGAGTGACATTGATGCTGTGTTCACCTTACTAGTCGATTGTTCTGCCTCGATGCACAATAAAATGGACGAAACCAAGCGTGGGATTGTATTATTTCATGAAGTATTAAACCAATTGAAGATCCCCCACTCCATCATCGGATTTTGGGAAGATGCCAATGAGGTAATGGAAAACTATCAGCCAAATTATTTTCACCGAGTTCATTCTTATACCGACTCTTTTTATCAAAACGACGGAGCCAACATCATGCAACTGGAGCCGGAGGAAGATAACCGAGACGGCTTCAGCATTCGCGTCATCACGAAAGAATTAGTAGCCAGAAGAGAAAAGAACAAGTTCCTGCTCGTCTTTTCCGATGGTGAACCGGCAGCGTCTGGATATGATCAAAATGGGATAGTCGATACGAATGTTGCGGTGACCGAAGCACGTAAAAAAGGTATTGACGTCATCGGTATGTTCCTAGCAGATGGTGAGATTGATGAACATGAGGACGCAACAATGAAAAATATTTACGGGAAAGAACGTTTAATGATCCCAAGTGTTGCTGAGCTTCCAGAGCAGTTTGCACCGTTGTTGAAACGATTGTTGATGAAAGTGATTTAG
- a CDS encoding SDR family NAD(P)-dependent oxidoreductase, with protein MAKLDGKTAVITGGAGGIGQKTAELFLKEGANVLLVDMNQDALDKAKANLQGFGEVAVAKANVTDEADVKSYVKEATDKFGSIDIFFNNAGIEGEVAPMTEQKLEDFQKVMTVNAQGVFLGLKHVLPVMSEQKSGSVINTSSVAGLGGFPGLSPYVASKHAIVGLSKSAAVEVADKGVRVNSIHPAPVNTRMMRSIEKGQDPNDPENAKEEQTSSIPLARYGETEDIANLVLFLASDDSKFITGAQYRVDGGMGAN; from the coding sequence ATGGCTAAGTTAGATGGAAAAACAGCAGTAATCACTGGTGGTGCTGGTGGTATCGGTCAAAAAACAGCGGAGTTATTTTTAAAAGAAGGCGCAAATGTGCTGCTTGTCGATATGAACCAGGATGCTTTGGATAAGGCCAAAGCAAACTTACAGGGATTCGGTGAAGTTGCAGTTGCAAAGGCAAATGTTACAGATGAAGCAGATGTGAAATCATATGTAAAAGAAGCGACAGATAAATTTGGATCGATTGATATATTCTTCAACAATGCGGGTATTGAAGGTGAAGTTGCCCCAATGACCGAACAGAAATTGGAAGACTTCCAGAAAGTAATGACCGTAAATGCCCAGGGTGTATTTCTTGGCCTCAAGCACGTATTGCCCGTCATGTCGGAGCAGAAAAGTGGTAGTGTGATTAACACATCCTCCGTTGCGGGTCTTGGCGGATTTCCTGGACTTTCTCCATATGTAGCGTCAAAACACGCGATTGTTGGGTTATCTAAATCAGCTGCCGTGGAAGTAGCAGATAAAGGTGTACGTGTTAACTCCATTCACCCCGCACCCGTAAATACACGAATGATGCGGTCTATCGAAAAAGGGCAAGACCCAAATGATCCGGAAAATGCAAAAGAAGAACAAACTAGTAGCATTCCACTCGCTCGATATGGCGAAACAGAGGACATCGCTAATCTTGTCCTATTCCTTGCATCCGATGACAGCAAATTCATCACCGGCGCACAATACCGCGTTGACGGTGGTATGGGAGCAAATTAA
- the cas1 gene encoding type II CRISPR-associated endonuclease Cas1 yields MSWRIVYVADSEELKLYLDNLKVVKGEQEVLIPLSDIHTIVVDNIRTVVTGRLMNKLTEYHILLIFCNENHHPNVFSLGLYSHYRVYGVLHKQINWDNQIKGKMWQKIIQIKIRNQASVLEYLNKDFQVIQRLRNLANQVDFEDSDNREGHAAKIYFNELFGKSFHRERGSIDSYNAALNYGYIVLRACVARTVVAYGLHPAFGVGHRNQFNAFNLVDDCMEVFRPVVDVWVAMAVDREEYLTLEMKQLLIRRLSAKITIGGQNQTVLNAIDLFIQSFIKSMNENNNGYLVFPEHGIAI; encoded by the coding sequence TTGAGTTGGAGAATTGTTTATGTCGCAGATTCTGAGGAACTAAAGCTTTATCTCGACAATTTGAAAGTGGTTAAGGGCGAACAAGAGGTTTTGATTCCATTGTCAGACATTCATACTATCGTTGTGGACAATATCAGAACAGTTGTTACGGGGAGATTGATGAACAAGTTAACAGAGTATCATATTCTATTAATCTTTTGCAATGAAAACCATCATCCAAACGTTTTCTCCCTTGGCTTGTATAGCCATTACCGCGTATACGGTGTGTTACACAAACAAATTAATTGGGATAATCAGATAAAGGGAAAGATGTGGCAAAAAATCATCCAGATAAAAATTAGAAATCAGGCCTCCGTTTTGGAGTATTTGAACAAAGATTTTCAGGTAATACAGCGCTTAAGAAACTTGGCTAACCAAGTGGATTTTGAAGATAGTGATAATCGGGAAGGGCACGCGGCCAAAATATACTTCAATGAGTTGTTCGGAAAATCTTTTCATAGAGAACGAGGGTCAATAGATTCATATAATGCTGCACTGAATTACGGTTATATTGTATTACGTGCATGTGTTGCTAGAACAGTGGTAGCGTACGGGCTCCATCCAGCGTTTGGAGTTGGACACCGAAACCAGTTTAATGCGTTTAATTTGGTGGATGATTGTATGGAGGTATTCCGGCCAGTAGTTGATGTTTGGGTTGCAATGGCTGTTGACCGGGAAGAATATCTTACCTTGGAAATGAAGCAATTATTGATTCGTCGTCTCAGTGCAAAAATAACAATTGGTGGTCAAAATCAAACCGTTTTAAATGCTATTGATCTTTTTATTCAATCATTCATCAAATCAATGAATGAAAATAACAATGGGTATCTGGTGTTCCCTGAACATGGTATCGCCATATAG
- the cas2 gene encoding CRISPR-associated endonuclease Cas2 — translation MRLLLFFDLPMNTKEERRIYGRFRKYLINNGFSMIQFSVYVKIFPNRISMEQYTQGLRNNLPARGSIRIMGVTNKQYEKMLILVGGKTIQEETITEDPVVIL, via the coding sequence ATGAGATTATTATTATTTTTTGACCTGCCGATGAATACGAAGGAAGAGAGACGAATCTATGGAAGGTTTCGTAAATATTTAATCAATAACGGGTTCAGTATGATACAATTTTCTGTTTATGTAAAAATTTTCCCGAATCGGATTAGTATGGAACAATATACACAGGGACTTCGGAATAATCTACCTGCTAGAGGATCTATCCGTATTATGGGTGTTACGAACAAACAGTATGAAAAGATGCTGATTTTAGTTGGCGGAAAAACGATACAAGAAGAAACAATAACAGAAGACCCGGTGGTGATACTATGA